The stretch of DNA ATCCGGCACCTGCCGTTCCGCCGCGAAGACGAGCGCTACCGCTATCCGGAAATCGTCGAAACCCGCGAGAAGAACGTCGTCGTGGTGAACATCCGCGACGTGTCCGGGTCGATGCGCGAGACCAAACGCGAACTCGTCGAACGCGTGTTCACTCCGCTGGATTGGTATCTGCAGGGCAAATACGACAACGCCGAGTTCGTCTACATCGCCCACGACGCAGAGGCGTGGCAGGTCGAACGCCCCGAGTTCTTCGGGATTCGTTCCGGCGGCGGGACGAAGATTTCCTCGGCCTACCAACTCGCCAAAGTCATCCTCGATGAGGAGTACCCATGGGCCGAGTGGAACCGGTATGTGTTCGCGGCGGGCGACAGCGAGAACTCCTCGAACGACACCGAAGAGCGCGTCATCCCGTTGATGGAGGAAATCGACGCGAACCTCCACGCATACGTGGAGACCCAGCCGTCAGGAAACGCCATCAATGCGACCCACGCCGAGGAAGTCGAGCGCCACTTCAAAGAGAGCGATAACGTGGCGGTGGCCTACGTCACCAGCCCCGAAGACGTGTTAGACGCAATTTACACCATCTTGAGCACGGAGGAAGCATGACCGGAGACGACTACGAAAATCGAAAAGTTGCCGCACAGCTAGAAGAGCCGGTGCGCGAAGCGAACGCGCTCGCGCGGAAACTCGGCCTCGAACCCTACCCGGTCAACTACTGGATTATCGACTACGACGAGATGAACGCGCTCATCGCCTACGATGGGTTCCAGACGCGCTACCCCCACTGGCGCTGGGGGATGAAGTACGAACAGCAACAGAAACAGACGCAGTTCCTCGGCGGCAAAGCCTTCGAGATTGTCAACAACGACAACCCCTCGAACGCGTTCTTGCAGGTGTCGAACTCGATGGCAGACCAGAAGGCCGTCATCACGCACGTCGAAGCCCACGCCGACTTCTTCCGCAACAACCGCTGGTTCCGCCTCTTTGCGGAGACACAACCGAACGCAGCGGCGATGCTCGCCCGCCACGCAGAAACCATCGGTGAGTACATGGCAGACCCAGAAATCGACCGCTCTGAGGTCGAAGCGTGGATCGACTCGATTCTCTGTCTTGAGGACAACATCGACCAACATCGGCCGTTCCGGTCTGCCTCCTATCGCGCCTCGCGGCTCCCGGACGAAGAGGACATCGACGAGCGCCTAAAGAGCCTCAACATCTCCGAAGAGGTGTTGCGCGAGGTGTTCGACGAGGAGTGGCTCGAAGCCCGCCGGAAGGGTGATGAGACGCCGACGTTCCCGCCGGAACCGGAAAAAGACATCCTCGCGTTCCTCTGGAGCTACGGCAAGCAGTTCGACGAAGAGAACGGCAAGGCCCGCGACATGGAAGAGTGGCAACGCGACGTGCTCGAAATCCTCCGGCGCGAATCCTACTACTTCGCCCCCCAGAAGATGACGAAAATCATGAACGAAGGATGGGCCGCCTACTGGGAGTCGATGATGATGGGCGAAGAGCACTTTGCGGGTGCAGACGAGTTCATCAGCTACGCAGACCATCAGGCGAAGGTGCTCGGGTCGCCCGGCCTGAACCCGTACAAACTCGGAAAAGAGCTCTGGGAGTACATAGAGAACACGACCAACCGCGCGATGGTGGCAGAGCGCCTGCTTCGCATCGACGGCGTGACGTGGCGCAACTTCCACGATGTCATCGACTTCGACGCGGTGATGGAGTCGCTGCAACCGGATGCGATGGTCGATTCCATCCGCCCGGAGACGCTCTCGAATCTCGACCCCGACGACCCGCGTATCGACGCCGAGGCGCTCGCCCTCGCCAAAGACGGCGAGATTGACGTCGAAGCCTACCCGTGGAAGGTGCTCACCTTCGAAGGACTCGCAGAGCGCCACTTCTCGCTGGTCAAACACCAGAATCAGGGGTTCATAAAGCGCATCACCCAAGAGGAACTCGAACGCCTCACGCGCTACATGTTCGACGACAGCCAGTACGCCGACGTTGGCGAGGCGCTCTCAGACCTCGACTTTACGAAAGGCTGGGACCGGATGGCAGAAATTCGCGAGAGCCACAACGACGTGACGTTCTTAGACGAGTTCCTCACTCAGGAGTTCGTGGATGAAAATCACTACTTCACCTACGAGTACGTCCAGACGACCCGCGACTTCCGCGTGACGAGCGTGGACTACCGCGACGTGAAGAAGAAACTCATGTTGCAATTCACCAACTTCGGGCGGCCAACGATACTGGTGCTCGACGGGAACTACAACAACCGCAACGAGCTGTTGCTCGGCCACCGCTACAACGGCGTCATGCTCGACTTAGAGCAGGCGACGCAGGTGTTAGAGCGCGTCTTCGACCTCTGGGGTCGGCCCGTCTCGCTCAAGACGATTATCAAAGAGGTCGATGACCACGCCATCGAGGTGGCGCGCCGCCGCGACCGCGAACCGGAGCCAGAAGAGCGCGGCAAGCTCATCCGCTACGACGGCGAGACGGTAAGTGTCGAAGACCTGCCGTGGGAAGAGGTCGAACCCATCGCCGCAGACGACGTGGACTACGACACGAAGCCAAAAGAGTGGCTGGCCTGACCACTCGATACACCCTTTTTCCGTGGTTGGCCGTTCCACAACGAATAATTAGGAAGGTTGTGAAGCAGGTACTGAACTGTCTCGTGTCCCCGACCCACGAGCGCACCCCCACCACCCAGTAGTGATAGTGATGACCCACCCCTGTCCAACCCGAGTCCCACAATGAGGTATTTCGATTTCACGCTGACCCCCGAAGACGGAGCCATCCATCCAGTCGATAAGGCAATCGCCCAACTGCCCGAGGTCACCCGTGATGCGCTGATGCACGTCGATTCGCTTGGCGATGGCACCGGCGTCCTTCTGTACCGTCTCACTGGCGACCCGGCACCTCTCATCGACCAACTCGCCGACGAAGCGGCGGTTTTGAACTACGAGCTGCTCGACACGAACGAGGACGAGTTCCACATCTACTTCCACGTCGTCCCCGGCGAGCCCGCAGGGACGTTGATGAAACTCGCCCAGAAGTACGCCCTCATCATCGACACGCCACTCGAATTCACCGGCAATGGCGGGCTGCGAACGACGGTGGTCGGCATCCACGACATGCTCAGACAGGCGCTCGAAGAGATACCTGACTCTATTCGGATTTCGGTCGAACAGGTCGGGCGCTACAGTCCGGACGGTCAGAACATCCTGTCTGCGCTCACCGACCGACAACTCGAAGTGTTCCAAACAGCGGTCGAGAAGGGCTACTACGAAATCCCACGACGCGCGACGCACAAAGACATCGCAGACGAGTTGGACTGTGCGCCGAGTACGGTCGATGAACACCTGAGAAAAGCCGAGTCGCGCGTGCTCACGTCGTTGGTTCAGTGATTACGGGGACTTCGATTGCTTCATCTGCTCTTTGCCGTAGATACTGACGAGTTCATCCTCGTAGCGGTCGAGGATGTTGCGACGTTTCATCTTCATCGACGGGGTGAGCAGGTCATTTTCTGCCGTCCACTCGACAGGGACGAGCTCGAACTGCTTGATTTGCTCAGACTTGCTGAACTGCGCGTTTTTCTCGTCGATGTCTGCTTGCACCCACTCTTTGACGCGCGGATGGTCACACAGTTCGGCTTTCGACTCGGGCAGGTCGATACCTTCGCGGGTTGCCCACGCGCGGAGGCTCTCGAAGTTCGGGACGACGAGCGCGGCGACGAACTTCTGGTCGTCGCCAAGGACCATGATTTGCTCGATGCGCGGACTCGTCGCAAACGCATCTTCGATTGGGCCGGGGGCGATGTTTTTCCCCGTCGAGAGCACGAACAGTTGTTTCAGTCGGTCGTGGTAGATGAGGTAGTCGTCCGGCCCTCGTTCGACTAGGTCTCCCGTACGGAACCAGCCGTCTTGGGTGAACGCAGCGGCGGTGGCTTCCGAGTTCATCCAGTAGCCAGACGAGACGTTCGGCCCCTTCACGAGGAGTTCCCCGATTTCCCCGCCCGCCTGCTCGCGTTGGTCGGCTGCGACGGCGGCCGTGTCGAACTTGATAGAGACCTCCGTGAGTGGGATGCCGAGGGTGCCCGGGCGCGGGTCTTCCGGTGGGTTTACCGTCAACACGGGCGCGGTTTCGGTCAGACCGTAGCCTTCGAGGATGGGGAGTCCCATGCCGTTGAATAGTTCTGCAAGTTCCTTCGAGAGGCTGCCACCGCCGGAGATGAACATCTCGATGTTCCCCCCGAGTTGGTTTTTGACCGTCGAGAAGACGAGGCGGTCTGCGATGGCGTACTTGATGGAGAGCATCGTATCGGGGTTCTCCGTCTGGTAGTGCTCACGGCCAATGTCGATGGCCCAGTTGAAGATACGCTCTTTGAGGTGTGACTCGCTTGCCTGCTCGCGCATCGAGTCGAAGATGCGTTCGTAAACGCGCGGGACGCTCGTCGCCGTTGTGGGGCGGACAATTGCAATGTCTTCGCCCACGGTGTCAGCGCTTTCTGCGTAGGCAACAGTGCCCCCAGAGGCAAACATGACGAAATGACCTGCGGTTCGCTCAAAGACGTGCGCGAGCGGGAGAAATGAGAGGGCGGTCGTATCGGTGTCGATGGTCGGGACGGACGGGTCACGGTCTGGTCGCGGGCCGAACCGTCGGTGGATTTGGTTTACGTTCGCGCGGAAGTTGCCGTGGGTGAGGCGGACGCCCTTTGGCTTGCCAGTGGTGCCGGAGGTGTAGATGAGGCTTGCGAGGTCGTCGAGAGAACGGTTTGCGAGCCACTCCTCGTAGGCGTCTGGGTCGAACGTCGCTTTGCCGCGGTCGTGAACCTCTGCGAGCGTGTAGATGTCCTCGCGGTCGTAGGAGGCATCGAACTCGTCCATCACGACGATGAAGTCGAGTTTGAGGTCGTCTTCCACCTCAAGCACGCGGTCGAGCAGTTCTGTATTTTCGACGACCACGCCGCGAGCGCCGGGGTCTGAGAGCAGATACTCGACTTGTGCGGGGGCAGACTCGGTGTACACCGTCGTCACGACACACCCGGCGGCGAGGAGGGCGAAGTCAGTCTGTGCCCACTCCATGCGTGTGTTTGCGAAGATGCCGACGCGCGTGTCGTTTTCGACGCCGAGGTCGCGAAAGCCCGCGGCGAGGTTGTGGACGACGTCGCGCATCTCGGCGTAGGTGAGCGCGGCGTACTGCCCGTCCGGTGCTGCTGGAAGGATGTCCGGCGTCAGCGAGCGGTTGTAGATGCCGCCTTTGTACAGTTGGGCGTCCTGGGCGGCGTTGCGCTCTGCGCTCACCTCGAACAGCCGCGAGATTGTGTCATCACCGATTACCTCGTCGCTGTACTCCCGCTCTGCCGTGAGCCACTCGGCTGTCGTCATACTCCTGTCATTGAAGTCACGGATTGTAACTGCTTCCCCTTTTATTGACTGCTTTATTTATTCCACTGCACACCGAGATCTGGTCGCACGCCAGTCACGGCAGGCGAATGCATGTCCGCCCGGCCCACAAGCAATTCCCGCGTGCCAACCGGCGGCAACCACCGGCAATCGTTGGTCGATACGGGCGCGAACCCGCCAGAAATAATGTGCATGATATCCGAACTGTCCTGTCCAATTTACTGAATCTACAATTAACAATGATTAAGTTTATCTACTGAGGCGTAGACTTTTCGGTTGATGACTGCACGACAGTACACCGACGGTGAAAACACCGGCGCGCCACTCGTTCCACTCGTTCAACAACCCCGCCGCATCAAGACTGATGGTGGGCAAAAAGACCAGCGCGCGTACTTAGAAGAGATGGTCTGGAGCCACTACATCTGACGGTTCTGCGACAGGGTGGGGAAACTAAATTTTTCTGATAACTGTGTCGTGAGCAAGTGCTCCGCGTTTGCGCGCCATGAGAGTCAGTAACTCACCAGCGTTTGAACACGGTCGCAAACAAGTTGCTCCCTGCTCAAATCCCTTCCTCCGCATTCTGTACTCGCAACTACCTCGCTATCGCTCGGTAGTTTGCTTCGAGAGAAATGCTCCGTCAGGGATTTGAACCCTGGTCATCGGCTCGAAAGGCCGAAATGATTGGCCGGACTACACCAACGGAGCTCACTTCGTTCGCTCCGAGCATCGACGGACTTCGTCCGTCTCAACAACGGAGCACACTTGCTCATTCGGTCAGACAGTGGAGCTCATCCACCTGCTGTCGACCGGTTTCCCCTGCTTCGTCAGGGTACATTACTGCGTTTTGCGGAGAAAAGTTTAAACGTTCCGTTCCGTCTCCGCTATGTTATTTGCCCGCAAACTCTGGGTCGCGCTTTTCCATAAACGCGGAGATACCCTCCATGAGGTCGTCGGTCGCCATCAGGTGACCAAACGCGTTCGATTCGAGGGCGAGACCGGCGTCGATGTTCTCCCAGCCACGGAGCATCGCTTCTTTCGTCATCGACTGTGAGATTGGTGGGCCACCGGCCAGCTTCGCGGCCAGTTCGTGAGCGCGCTCCTCGAACTCGTCGTTCGGGACGACTTCGTTGAGCACGTTGTAATCGTACATCGTCTCCGCGTCGAAGCGCTCTGCGGTGAAGATAATCTCCTTTGCGCGGCTCATCCCGATAAGGCGCTGGAGACGCTGGGTACCGCCCCAGCCCGGCAGGAGGCCGAGACTGTGTTCTGGCAGGCCAAGCTCCGAGCGCTCTGAGGCGATGCGCAGGTCTGCGCACATCGAGAGTTCGAACCCGCCGCCGAGGGCGAAGCCGTCGATGGCCGCGAGCACGGGCATCGAACAGGATTCGAGTTTGCCGAAGGTTTCCTGGCCTTTCTTCGAGAGGTCGATGGCGTCGAGTGGGTCTGCGCTCCCGGCCATCGAGGTGACGTCTGCACCGGCGGAGAAGGCGCGTCCGCCCTTACCAGTGATGAGGATTGCGCGGACCTCGTCGTCGTCTTCAAGCAGGTCGATTGCATTCGAAAGGTCGTCGAGCATCTCCTCGTTGACCGTGTTCATGCGTGCCTCGCGTGAGAGGATGATGTGACCGACCATGTCGCCGGGGTACTCGATTTCGATGGCCGAGAACTCGACTTCGTCGTCGTCGCCACCGGCGTAGAAGCCGCCAGCCTCTGCACTCTCGCGGAGGCCGTCAGAGACTTCGTAGCGTGCGGCGCCCGTTTCTTCGTGAAGGTCATCAAGGGTTTCGACGAGAACGGAGAGGCCGACTTCGTCTGCCATCTTCGCGGGGCCAGTTGGGTAGCCACCGCCGAGCATCACAGCTTCGTCGATGTCCTTTGCTGGCGCAACGTCGTTGCCGACGAGGTTGCCGACTTCGTTCGCCATCACGGCGAGTAGGCGGTGTTCGACGTCTTCGCGGCCTTTGTCGGTCGGAATGGTCGCGCCGTCGCCGTCTTCGTAGTCGTAGAAGCCTTTGCCGACCTTCTTGCCGTAGTGTTCTGCTTCGACCGTCTCCTTGAGCAGTGGGCACGGTGCGTAGGCCTCGCCGAGCACCTCGTGCATGTAGTCTAAGACGT from Haladaptatus sp. ZSTT2 encodes:
- a CDS encoding helix-turn-helix domain-containing protein, producing MRYFDFTLTPEDGAIHPVDKAIAQLPEVTRDALMHVDSLGDGTGVLLYRLTGDPAPLIDQLADEAAVLNYELLDTNEDEFHIYFHVVPGEPAGTLMKLAQKYALIIDTPLEFTGNGGLRTTVVGIHDMLRQALEEIPDSIRISVEQVGRYSPDGQNILSALTDRQLEVFQTAVEKGYYEIPRRATHKDIADELDCAPSTVDEHLRKAESRVLTSLVQ
- a CDS encoding SpoVR family protein; protein product: MTGDDYENRKVAAQLEEPVREANALARKLGLEPYPVNYWIIDYDEMNALIAYDGFQTRYPHWRWGMKYEQQQKQTQFLGGKAFEIVNNDNPSNAFLQVSNSMADQKAVITHVEAHADFFRNNRWFRLFAETQPNAAAMLARHAETIGEYMADPEIDRSEVEAWIDSILCLEDNIDQHRPFRSASYRASRLPDEEDIDERLKSLNISEEVLREVFDEEWLEARRKGDETPTFPPEPEKDILAFLWSYGKQFDEENGKARDMEEWQRDVLEILRRESYYFAPQKMTKIMNEGWAAYWESMMMGEEHFAGADEFISYADHQAKVLGSPGLNPYKLGKELWEYIENTTNRAMVAERLLRIDGVTWRNFHDVIDFDAVMESLQPDAMVDSIRPETLSNLDPDDPRIDAEALALAKDGEIDVEAYPWKVLTFEGLAERHFSLVKHQNQGFIKRITQEELERLTRYMFDDSQYADVGEALSDLDFTKGWDRMAEIRESHNDVTFLDEFLTQEFVDENHYFTYEYVQTTRDFRVTSVDYRDVKKKLMLQFTNFGRPTILVLDGNYNNRNELLLGHRYNGVMLDLEQATQVLERVFDLWGRPVSLKTIIKEVDDHAIEVARRRDREPEPEERGKLIRYDGETVSVEDLPWEEVEPIAADDVDYDTKPKEWLA
- a CDS encoding 3-hydroxyacyl-CoA dehydrogenase/enoyl-CoA hydratase family protein, which produces MELDDINTIAVLGAGNMGHGIAELAALAGYDVNLRDIKEEFVQNGYDNIEWSLQKLAEKDQLSDEEASDALDRITPLVDVEEAVSNADFVIEVVPEKMDIKKEVYAEVEEYAPDHAIFATNTSSLSITELSEVTDRPERFCGMHFFNPPVRMALVEVITGAYTSEDTLALTEDLAESFGKTPVRVRKDSPGFIVNRILVPLMNEACWVVEDGTATMEEVDSTVKFELGLPMGAFELGDQVGNDVTYHVLDYMHEVLGEAYAPCPLLKETVEAEHYGKKVGKGFYDYEDGDGATIPTDKGREDVEHRLLAVMANEVGNLVGNDVAPAKDIDEAVMLGGGYPTGPAKMADEVGLSVLVETLDDLHEETGAARYEVSDGLRESAEAGGFYAGGDDDEVEFSAIEIEYPGDMVGHIILSREARMNTVNEEMLDDLSNAIDLLEDDDEVRAILITGKGGRAFSAGADVTSMAGSADPLDAIDLSKKGQETFGKLESCSMPVLAAIDGFALGGGFELSMCADLRIASERSELGLPEHSLGLLPGWGGTQRLQRLIGMSRAKEIIFTAERFDAETMYDYNVLNEVVPNDEFEERAHELAAKLAGGPPISQSMTKEAMLRGWENIDAGLALESNAFGHLMATDDLMEGISAFMEKRDPEFAGK
- a CDS encoding AMP-dependent synthetase/ligase; protein product: MTTAEWLTAEREYSDEVIGDDTISRLFEVSAERNAAQDAQLYKGGIYNRSLTPDILPAAPDGQYAALTYAEMRDVVHNLAAGFRDLGVENDTRVGIFANTRMEWAQTDFALLAAGCVVTTVYTESAPAQVEYLLSDPGARGVVVENTELLDRVLEVEDDLKLDFIVVMDEFDASYDREDIYTLAEVHDRGKATFDPDAYEEWLANRSLDDLASLIYTSGTTGKPKGVRLTHGNFRANVNQIHRRFGPRPDRDPSVPTIDTDTTALSFLPLAHVFERTAGHFVMFASGGTVAYAESADTVGEDIAIVRPTTATSVPRVYERIFDSMREQASESHLKERIFNWAIDIGREHYQTENPDTMLSIKYAIADRLVFSTVKNQLGGNIEMFISGGGSLSKELAELFNGMGLPILEGYGLTETAPVLTVNPPEDPRPGTLGIPLTEVSIKFDTAAVAADQREQAGGEIGELLVKGPNVSSGYWMNSEATAAAFTQDGWFRTGDLVERGPDDYLIYHDRLKQLFVLSTGKNIAPGPIEDAFATSPRIEQIMVLGDDQKFVAALVVPNFESLRAWATREGIDLPESKAELCDHPRVKEWVQADIDEKNAQFSKSEQIKQFELVPVEWTAENDLLTPSMKMKRRNILDRYEDELVSIYGKEQMKQSKSP